One genomic segment of Pedobacter endophyticus includes these proteins:
- a CDS encoding prolyl oligopeptidase family serine peptidase, with product MKKQLLIGLFALSFFACNREKHAAEKITLMKYPDTKKDSTKDNYFGTTIADPYRWLENDTSAETAAWVKAQNKVTQNYLSQIPYRDDIKKRLTELWNYPKESAPFKVGEYYFFNKNDGLQNQSIWFIKKGLDGKEEVFLDPNKLTADGTAAVSLLGFSHDKKYMAYSVAQAGSDWSNIYVMDIAGKTKLADELKWTKFSGAAWRGNGFYYSKFDEPVKGTDLSAANKFQKVYYHKLGEPQSNDQLIFEDKSNPNLYFGADVTEDERFLVVYASAGTSGNALFYQDLNEENGKLAPLVTGFENNHSIVDNIGDKLLLNTDLDAPNKQIVLVDPKNIDPKNWQKVIPESKLALEGIGTGGGFLWASYLKDASTNIVQFDLNGKKIGEVELPAIGTVDAFGGYKDDKEFFYSFSNFTTPGTIYRYDIARAESTLYKKSELKFNTDNYETKQVFYPSKDGTKVPMFIVHKKGIKLDGNNPVYLYAYGGFQISLTPGFSLSRMLFLEKGGIYVQPSLRGGSEYGEAWHKAGMLSQKQNVFDDFIAAAEYLVKEKYTNPSKIAISGGSNGGLLVGACMTQRPDLFKVALPAVGVLDMLRYHKFTVGWGWAVEYGSSDKKEDFDYLIKYSPLHNIKSGVNYPATLITTADHDDRVVPAHSFKFAATLQEKYKGDNPILIRIETKAGHGAGKPTAKLIEEASDVWSFVFQNLGMSW from the coding sequence ATGAAAAAGCAACTTCTAATAGGTTTATTTGCGTTAAGTTTCTTTGCTTGCAATCGAGAAAAGCACGCAGCAGAAAAAATTACATTGATGAAATATCCAGATACTAAAAAAGACAGCACAAAAGACAATTATTTTGGGACAACGATAGCCGATCCTTATCGCTGGCTGGAAAACGACACCTCGGCCGAAACTGCCGCATGGGTAAAGGCGCAAAACAAGGTTACCCAAAACTATTTATCGCAAATTCCCTATCGTGATGATATTAAAAAACGCTTGACTGAGCTGTGGAACTACCCGAAAGAGAGTGCACCGTTTAAAGTTGGCGAATATTATTTCTTCAACAAAAATGATGGCTTGCAAAACCAGAGCATTTGGTTTATTAAAAAAGGCCTGGATGGAAAAGAAGAGGTTTTTCTCGATCCTAACAAGCTCACTGCCGACGGTACAGCCGCTGTTTCGTTACTTGGCTTTTCGCACGATAAAAAATATATGGCCTACTCGGTTGCCCAGGCCGGATCTGATTGGAGCAACATTTACGTGATGGACATTGCGGGCAAAACAAAGCTTGCCGATGAATTAAAATGGACAAAATTTTCGGGTGCGGCCTGGAGAGGTAACGGATTTTATTACAGCAAATTCGATGAGCCGGTTAAAGGTACAGACTTATCGGCTGCCAATAAATTTCAAAAAGTTTACTACCACAAGCTTGGCGAACCGCAAAGCAACGACCAATTGATTTTTGAGGATAAATCGAATCCTAACCTTTACTTCGGTGCCGATGTTACCGAAGATGAACGCTTTCTGGTTGTATATGCAAGCGCCGGAACTTCGGGAAATGCCCTTTTTTATCAGGATTTGAATGAAGAAAACGGCAAACTCGCACCACTGGTTACTGGTTTCGAAAACAACCACAGTATTGTTGATAATATTGGAGACAAGCTGCTGCTAAATACCGATTTGGATGCCCCGAATAAACAAATTGTATTGGTTGACCCAAAAAATATTGATCCGAAAAACTGGCAGAAAGTTATCCCCGAGTCAAAACTTGCCTTAGAGGGCATCGGCACTGGTGGCGGTTTTTTATGGGCCTCGTACCTGAAAGACGCGAGCACCAACATTGTTCAGTTTGATTTAAACGGAAAAAAAATTGGTGAGGTGGAGCTCCCGGCAATTGGTACCGTTGATGCCTTTGGCGGATATAAAGATGACAAGGAATTCTTTTACTCGTTCTCTAACTTTACCACCCCGGGAACCATTTATCGCTATGATATTGCCAGGGCAGAATCTACGCTTTATAAAAAATCGGAGCTTAAATTTAATACCGATAATTACGAAACGAAACAGGTTTTTTATCCGTCGAAAGACGGAACCAAAGTGCCCATGTTTATTGTGCATAAAAAAGGGATTAAGCTCGATGGCAACAATCCGGTTTACCTGTATGCCTATGGTGGCTTTCAAATTAGCTTAACGCCCGGATTTAGTTTATCGAGGATGTTATTTTTGGAGAAAGGCGGCATTTATGTTCAACCGAGTTTACGTGGAGGAAGTGAATACGGCGAAGCCTGGCACAAAGCTGGAATGTTGAGCCAAAAACAAAACGTGTTCGACGATTTTATTGCCGCAGCAGAATATTTGGTAAAAGAAAAATACACCAATCCATCTAAAATAGCAATTTCCGGAGGATCGAACGGTGGCTTATTGGTAGGCGCCTGCATGACGCAAAGACCCGATTTATTTAAGGTTGCCTTGCCTGCTGTCGGCGTTTTAGATATGTTGCGATACCACAAATTTACCGTCGGATGGGGTTGGGCGGTAGAATATGGCAGCAGCGATAAAAAAGAAGACTTCGATTATTTGATCAAATACTCACCGTTGCACAACATTAAAAGCGGCGTAAATTACCCCGCAACGTTAATCACCACCGCCGATCACGATGACCGTGTCGTTCCCGCCCACTCGTTTAAGTTTGCAGCCACTTTGCAAGAAAAATATAAGGGCGATAATCCGATTTTAATTCGGATCGAAACCAAAGCAGGCCATGGTGCAGGTAAGCCAACAGCAAAACTGATTGAGGAAGCAAGCGATGTATGGAGCTTTGTTTTT